From a region of the bacterium genome:
- a CDS encoding DUF1704 domain-containing protein, which translates to MKPQLHYRPLTVDPISLKINLYKAPVTRIEDPALAQMFREQLEDMDRQFDMLRDRNMPRFLYSSIQVYGEVDADLLELAEGILRHLPSRGRNNTVASVDAQAFAALARSEIEGYRKLHPGLKSTVQVRDDFVGLLVSRGNLLVSSSTKLSPGRVKALLNHEIGTHVLTYANGRAQPFQQLYSGLAGYEALQEGVAVLSEYLVGELRASRMRILAARVVAVRNMLDGMDFVGNFHELTNRYHFTQRTAYGIILRTYHGGGLTKDAVYLRGLRDVFEYLHKGGPLESLYIGKVSLSHLPVIRELQWRKVLKPPPLLPRFLGENEPQERLANIRSGLPLLDIVRKMRRR; encoded by the coding sequence ATAAAACCCCAGCTGCACTACCGTCCGCTTACGGTGGACCCCATTAGCCTCAAAATAAACCTGTACAAGGCGCCGGTAACCCGCATCGAGGACCCCGCCCTGGCCCAGATGTTCCGGGAACAGCTCGAGGACATGGACCGGCAGTTCGACATGCTGCGGGACCGGAACATGCCGCGTTTCCTCTACTCCTCGATACAGGTTTACGGGGAGGTGGACGCGGACCTGCTGGAACTTGCGGAAGGGATCCTCCGGCACCTGCCGTCCAGGGGCAGGAACAACACCGTAGCATCCGTAGACGCCCAGGCCTTCGCGGCGCTGGCCAGGTCGGAGATCGAAGGGTACCGGAAGCTCCACCCGGGACTCAAGTCCACTGTGCAGGTACGCGACGATTTCGTCGGACTCCTCGTCTCCCGGGGGAACCTCCTGGTAAGCAGCTCGACGAAGCTCTCTCCGGGCAGGGTGAAGGCCCTGCTCAACCACGAGATCGGGACGCACGTCCTGACCTACGCCAACGGCCGGGCCCAGCCCTTCCAGCAGCTGTACTCAGGCCTGGCGGGCTACGAAGCCCTCCAGGAGGGGGTGGCCGTCCTGAGCGAATACCTGGTGGGGGAACTGCGCGCCTCCAGGATGAGGATTCTGGCCGCGAGGGTGGTCGCGGTTCGCAACATGCTCGACGGCATGGATTTCGTCGGAAACTTCCATGAGTTGACCAACAGGTACCATTTCACCCAGCGCACCGCCTACGGCATCATCCTGAGAACGTACCACGGGGGAGGCCTTACAAAGGACGCCGTGTACCTCCGGGGACTTCGGGATGTTTTTGAATACCTGCACAAGGGCGGTCCCCTGGAGTCCCTTTATATAGGGAAAGTGAGCCTCTCCCACCTCCCGGTCATCCGTGAACTGCAGTGGAGAAAGGTCCTCAAGCCGCCCCCCCTCCTGCCCCGTTTCCTTGGCGAGAACGAACCTCAGGAAAGGCTTGCCAACATCAGGAGCGGTCTGCCACTATTGGATATAGTAAGAAAAATGCGAAGGAGGTAG
- a CDS encoding flavodoxin family protein, producing MHILGVSGSPRRGGNSDLILDRILKGTGAETHLLHLSDIEFSSCVGCERCRKDKICTRFEDDFTPFYQVIKESRGLVLVSPVHNYNITSWMKGFIDRLYCFYDFDDKRPRGWSSRLAGQGRFAALAIVAEQTKEEDLGVTMEALRMPIKALGYQIAGELQVRGKFEAGIVAKDPTILEQAGELGEKLAGAPGSK from the coding sequence ATGCACATTCTAGGGGTATCGGGAAGTCCGCGACGCGGCGGAAATTCAGACCTTATTTTAGACAGGATACTGAAGGGTACGGGGGCAGAAACGCACCTCCTCCACCTTTCGGACATTGAGTTTTCGTCCTGTGTCGGCTGTGAACGGTGCCGGAAGGACAAGATCTGCACCAGGTTCGAGGACGATTTCACACCCTTCTACCAGGTGATCAAGGAATCCAGGGGGCTGGTTCTGGTATCACCAGTACACAACTACAACATCACGTCGTGGATGAAGGGGTTCATCGACAGGCTTTACTGCTTTTACGATTTTGACGACAAGCGGCCCCGTGGATGGTCGAGCCGGCTGGCAGGGCAGGGGCGGTTCGCAGCCCTCGCCATCGTGGCCGAACAGACGAAAGAGGAGGACCTTGGCGTCACAATGGAGGCCCTGCGTATGCCCATTAAAGCCCTGGGTTATCAGATAGCCGGCGAACTGCAGGTACGGGGCAAGTTCGAGGCAGGTATCGTGGCTAAAGATCCCACCATTCTCGAGCAGGCCGGTGAACTGGGGGAAAAACTCGCGGGAGCACCTGGATCAAAATGA
- a CDS encoding class I SAM-dependent methyltransferase encodes MDPDLASIDKARHLLENGVKLVVGSGESIPLPDNSVDTVVFSLSLHHHPNPEKALIQARRVLKEGGRILVLEPGLESTINRCFRVIHDEDDACERASEALKSCGARLEGHGSFISTWQFDFHSSCFIKTPAVKSSLFCI; translated from the coding sequence CTGGATCCGGACCTCGCCTCCATCGACAAAGCCCGGCATCTTCTGGAAAACGGGGTCAAGCTGGTTGTCGGCTCTGGTGAAAGCATCCCTCTGCCGGACAACAGCGTCGATACGGTTGTCTTTTCCTTGTCCCTTCACCATCATCCGAACCCCGAAAAAGCCCTTATCCAGGCGCGGCGCGTTCTGAAGGAAGGGGGGCGCATCCTGGTCCTCGAACCGGGGCTAGAGTCTACTATCAACAGGTGTTTCAGGGTTATCCACGATGAAGATGACGCCTGCGAAAGGGCTTCCGAGGCGTTGAAAAGTTGTGGTGCCCGGCTGGAGGGACACGGTTCGTTTATCTCCACCTGGCAGTTCGATTTTCACTCAAGCTGCTTTATTAAAACTCCAGCGGTCAAGAGCTCCCTATTTTGTATATAG
- a CDS encoding mercuric reductase gives MNVYDAIIIGSGQAGNPLAVKFAVAGKKVALVEKEHIGGSCVNVGCSPTKTMEASGRVAHLVNRAADYGVTFKGPVSVKMETVRRRKRDIVSSFSSGDEAKLLRRGVEILWGEARFTSRQEIEVALNDGGTRLLKADKIFIDAGTRPAVPDIDGLPECSILNNGTIMELDRVPEHLMIIGGGYVGMEFARMFKRFGSQVTVIHRGAHVLSQEDEDLAQAIQEIFTRDGIRIILQADTHSATQDPDGTIHLKLTCLEGEETISGTHLLLAAGRTPNTDMLNLAAAGVEVDDRGYIRTDDHLRTSAPGIYALGDVKGGPAFTHIAYDDYRVVRSNLFEKGDVSIENRAVPYVVFIDPQLGRIGLSEKDAAERGLPYKMVQMPMTHVARALEVDETDGFMKALVDTDSGQILGFACLGMEGGELMAVVQVAMAGGLTWRDLKNMTFAHPTLAESLNNLFSLVERD, from the coding sequence ATGAACGTCTACGACGCAATAATTATAGGCTCCGGGCAGGCAGGCAACCCCCTGGCGGTCAAGTTTGCAGTGGCAGGGAAAAAGGTGGCGCTGGTTGAAAAGGAACATATCGGCGGCTCTTGTGTCAACGTAGGGTGTTCACCCACCAAGACCATGGAGGCAAGCGGCCGTGTCGCTCATCTGGTGAACCGGGCAGCCGACTACGGTGTAACTTTCAAGGGACCGGTTTCCGTGAAAATGGAGACCGTTCGTCGCAGAAAACGTGACATCGTGTCCAGCTTCAGTTCCGGCGACGAGGCTAAACTCCTGCGCAGGGGCGTTGAGATCCTGTGGGGCGAAGCCCGGTTTACTTCCCGGCAAGAGATCGAGGTCGCTCTTAACGACGGTGGTACACGCCTTCTGAAAGCAGACAAAATATTCATTGATGCCGGTACACGCCCTGCAGTCCCGGATATAGACGGCCTGCCTGAATGCAGCATACTCAACAACGGGACGATCATGGAACTGGATCGGGTCCCAGAACACCTCATGATCATCGGAGGCGGATACGTGGGCATGGAATTCGCCCGCATGTTCAAAAGATTCGGATCCCAGGTCACCGTCATCCACCGGGGCGCCCATGTACTGAGCCAGGAGGACGAGGACCTGGCACAGGCTATACAGGAGATCTTTACCCGCGACGGCATCAGGATCATTCTCCAGGCCGACACCCACAGCGCCACGCAAGACCCTGACGGTACCATCCATCTCAAATTGACCTGCCTTGAAGGAGAGGAGACGATCTCTGGCACCCACCTCCTTTTGGCCGCGGGCCGTACACCCAACACAGACATGCTCAACCTTGCGGCCGCCGGCGTGGAGGTGGATGACAGGGGTTACATACGCACCGACGACCATCTCAGAACCTCGGCACCGGGCATTTATGCTCTGGGTGACGTCAAGGGAGGTCCGGCCTTTACGCATATCGCCTACGATGATTACCGGGTAGTCAGGTCCAACCTGTTTGAAAAGGGCGATGTCAGCATTGAAAACAGAGCTGTTCCCTATGTCGTCTTTATCGATCCCCAACTGGGCAGGATCGGGTTGTCAGAGAAGGACGCGGCGGAGCGGGGATTACCCTACAAAATGGTACAGATGCCCATGACTCACGTGGCAAGAGCCCTTGAAGTGGACGAAACGGATGGCTTCATGAAAGCTCTGGTTGATACAGATTCAGGTCAAATTCTGGGTTTCGCCTGCCTGGGCATGGAAGGGGGCGAGCTCATGGCCGTTGTCCAGGTTGCCATGGCTGGCGGTCTTACCTGGCGGGACCTGAAAAACATGACATTTGCCCACCCGACATTGGCGGAATCGCTGAACAATCTATTTTCTCTGGTGGAAAGAGATTGA
- a CDS encoding DUF427 domain-containing protein — MPKAVFNNTIIADYDDTILLEGTHYFPPESVDMKYLQFSDTSTLCTWKGTAIYYNIVVGDLVGHDAAWSYREPSRAGKDIKDHVAFGEDVEIVP, encoded by the coding sequence ATGCCCAAGGCAGTTTTTAACAACACCATCATTGCGGACTATGATGACACCATCCTCCTGGAAGGGACCCACTATTTTCCTCCAGAGTCGGTCGACATGAAGTACCTGCAGTTCAGTGACACTTCAACATTGTGTACCTGGAAGGGAACAGCGATCTACTACAATATCGTTGTGGGCGACCTTGTAGGCCATGACGCTGCCTGGTCCTATCGTGAGCCTTCAAGGGCGGGCAAAGACATCAAGGATCATGTAGCCTTTGGGGAGGATGTTGAGATCGTCCCGTGA
- the glk gene encoding glucokinase — MVLAGDIGGTKTALGLFSQELGPVRPVTEKVFSSASHGSLEEIVTEFLNQARQGPIQAACFAVAGPILSGRTIVTNLPWTVDSTTLSTTMDIGKVKLINDVQAVACSIPLLEKNNIRTLNHGLPAATGTAAVIAVGTGLGEAFLTWDGSKYLGHATEGGHTDFAPGDEQQAGLLAYLRNKRNHVSWEIVCSGIGIPNVYDYLASTDNYDRYKDTGLLMEIPVSPGDRTPAIISAALDKDPPCPLCADTVKTFVSILGAESGNLVLKTMATGGLYLGGGIAPRILKALEGNSFMEAFTSKGRLAPMMEEIPVHVILNPKAALMGAALEAIKMKQEPQDLD; from the coding sequence ATGGTCCTGGCCGGAGACATAGGAGGCACAAAAACAGCTCTGGGGCTTTTCAGTCAGGAGTTGGGGCCCGTCCGCCCTGTGACGGAAAAGGTCTTCTCCAGTGCGTCCCACGGCAGCCTTGAGGAAATAGTGACCGAATTCCTCAACCAGGCGCGTCAAGGTCCTATCCAGGCTGCCTGTTTCGCTGTCGCGGGACCCATCCTGTCCGGCAGAACGATAGTCACAAACCTTCCCTGGACCGTGGACAGCACAACACTCTCCACTACCATGGATATCGGCAAGGTCAAGCTCATCAACGACGTTCAAGCGGTGGCGTGCTCTATTCCCTTACTCGAAAAAAACAACATACGGACCTTAAACCATGGCTTACCAGCGGCAACTGGAACGGCGGCGGTCATCGCTGTGGGAACAGGTCTGGGCGAAGCCTTCCTCACCTGGGACGGTTCCAAATACCTGGGCCACGCCACCGAAGGCGGCCATACCGACTTCGCACCCGGCGATGAGCAGCAGGCAGGCCTCCTGGCTTACCTCAGGAACAAGCGGAACCATGTGAGCTGGGAAATTGTCTGTTCGGGAATCGGGATTCCCAATGTCTACGACTACCTGGCAAGCACCGACAATTACGACAGATACAAAGACACAGGACTCCTGATGGAAATACCTGTATCTCCCGGGGACCGCACCCCCGCTATCATCAGCGCGGCCCTCGACAAGGACCCACCCTGCCCCCTGTGCGCTGACACCGTGAAGACATTCGTTTCCATCCTGGGAGCAGAGTCGGGGAATCTTGTTCTCAAAACCATGGCAACCGGTGGTCTTTACCTGGGTGGAGGCATTGCCCCAAGGATCCTGAAGGCCCTTGAGGGCAACTCCTTTATGGAGGCGTTCACTTCCAAAGGACGGCTGGCTCCCATGATGGAGGAAATACCGGTCCACGTAATCCTGAACCCCAAGGCGGCGCTAATGGGCGCCGCCCTGGAAGCGATCAAAATGAAACAGGAACCCCAGGATCTCGATTGA